The following coding sequences are from one Megachile rotundata isolate GNS110a chromosome 13, iyMegRotu1, whole genome shotgun sequence window:
- the Gbs-70E gene encoding glycogen binding subunit 70E, translating into MPAELLLGHSPPVYSPLLYSPLVVTAPPITSRSVPPRIRPCLSSGSLAIDSLRNSNDGNNKQKKKVVFADDRGRPLTQVRVMSEPSNVPPLWSTAYLSGLTGRLLNSKIENDEPSELMSPWQVTFPQPASDYLAFRRKLDQENVSLENVIIKESEQCLVGTVKVRNLAYDKEVVVRASNDSWKTHEDVHCTYVEQPGAPALILYDTFRFRLTLPLASNVVEFCVRYRTDGKEYWDNNDGKNYIVRKKLEPRAPPKRYDILTTSCDGFSSNGARDNITRITDATRANMRTWSEFASWQHLTNDTPYWHRLRGTRCCHCITWHTENDLKLVSQSDTRNRGMEKRTLTKEGKQWIVIEFNSYKDMLARKDIIGGR; encoded by the exons ATGCCTGCCGAGCTGCTCCTGGGGCATAGTCCTCCGGTTTACAGCCCGCTTTTGTACAGTCCCCTGGTCGTAACAGCACCACCGATTACCAGCAGGTCGGTGCCACCCAGGATACGGCCATGCCTTTCGTCCGGTTCTCTGGCTATCGACAGTCTGCGAAACAGCAACGATGGCAATAATAAGCAGAAAAAGAAGGTGGTGTTTGCTGACGACCGTGGTCGCCCTCTTACTCAG GTCCGCGTCATGTCAGAACCCAGCAACGTACCACCCCTTTGGAGTACGGCATACCTATCCGGACTAACCGGCCGTCTACTTAATTCTAAGATAGAAAACGACGAACCCAGCGAGCTTATGTCACCATGGCAAGTGACGTTTCCTCAACCAGCCAGCGATTATCTTGCCTTTCGTCGAAAACTGGACCAGGAGAATGTTAGTTTGGAGAATGTGATAATAAAGGAATCGGAACAGTGTCTAGTAGGCACGGTCAAGGTACGAAATCTGGCGTACGACAAGGAAGTCGTAGTCAGAGCTAGCAACGACTCTTGGAAAACCCACGAGGACGTACATTGCACCTACGTTGAACAACCTGGCGCTCCAGCTTTGATCCTGTACGACACTTTCCGTTTCCGGTTAACTCTACCACTCGCATCGAACGTGGTAGAGTTCTGCGTACGGTATCGTACCGATGGGAAGGAATATTGGGATAACAACGATGGGAAGAACTATATCGTTCGCAAAAAGCTGGag CCTCGAGCACCTCCCAAGAGGTACGATATCCTGACGACTTCCTGCGATGGATTCTCGAGTAACGGCGCTCGAGACAACATAACTCGAATCACAGACGCGACGAGGGCGAATATGCGCACGTGGAGCGAATTCGCTTCCTGGCAGCATCTTACGAACGACACCCCATACTG GCATAGATTACGCGGGACGAGGTGTTGTCACTGCATCACATGGCACACGGAAAACGATTTGAAACTTGTGTCGCAATCGGACACCAGGAATAGGGGAATGGAGAAGAGAACATTGACGAAAGAAGGGAAGCAATGGATCGTGATCGAGTTCAATTCGTATAAGGACATGCTTGCGAGGAAGGATATAATTGGAGGTCGATAG
- the LOC100882209 gene encoding transmembrane protease serine 9, with translation MVLQSSSAVLSSLSFLLLTIGPPLSVAQFEGESCTVDDSPGVCTHIEQCPPVHQALLSGIYPRKLCGYVKFEPIICCPSNKPRPKPRPTTTTTTTTTTTTTTTTAAPVTTFMIDNRINTAREKCAEYSKAVFELVDPPTLAANRKPQNTSVCAITTRKLIVGGMKAEAREYPHMAAVGFNNDEGGITWSCGGTLISERFVLTAAHCTYHRDFGQAAVVRVGDLNLVRTDDDAKPQDIPIIKRIRHPLYKRPAEYHDIALLQLKTNVVFNKWVRPCCLPYSLPDTGIDNNATATGWGHVEWAGDTSNDLLKVTLKLIPQEKCNDSYATSQDYKLPRGIVADWQLCAGSSGKDTCQGDSGGPLVVLNNDYYCMYSLIGITSTGKDCGGAAPGIYTRVYNYISWIESIVWPESYIKIITQNQMTSGESCTVNRSPGVCTLLKQCVPVYNDLRNGSPPSSVCGYSHFDPIVCCPINRPTIISDRLTTTSGRPTRTTPKPSASQLNRNKSAYDIANEKCDEYAAAFRKVNNVCPTPDGGQVACFPAVGGTLAISRTFLHMAAVGFVSSTGEIAWLCGGTLISERYVVTAAHCTFSRDFGEAVWVRVGDLNLNRTDDDAQPQDIRIVERIRHPWYKRPPEYHDIALLKLETNVTYSKWVVPACLPYTFPDTGKHTSAVATGWGLLEWAGDPSNDLIQVSLKLVPHAECNVTFFQNSKDIRLPYGIVNEWQICAGELGKDTCQGDSGGPLAIINSKYPRLHTLVGITSIGRDCGSISPGIYTRVFTYIPWIQSIIWPQEN, from the exons ATGGTGTTACAATCATCGTCCGCGGTGTTATCGTCACTGTCGTTTCTTTTGCTTACTATTGGCCCGCCACTTAGCGTTGCACAATTTGAAG GCGAATCTTGTACAGTTGATGATTCACCAGGAGTTTGCACACATATAGAACAATGTCCACCAGTTCATCAGGCACTGTTAAGTGGTATTTACCCTCGTAAGCTGTGTGGGTATGTAAAGTTCGAGCCCATCATTTGCTGTCCATCAAATAAACCACGACCAAAACCAAGACCAACAACAACAactacaacaacaacaacaacaacaacgacgACAACAACCGCTGCGCCTGTTACAACATTTATGATCGATAATAGGATTAACACAGCAAGAgaaa AATGTGCGGAATACTCGAAGGCAGTGTTCGAGTTGGTAGATCCGCCGACGTTAGCAGCCAATCGAAAACCCCAAAATACATCCGTCTGCGCGATCACAACTCGCAAGCTTATTGTTGGTGGAATGAAAGCTGAGGCACGGGAGTATCCACACATGGCAGCTGTTGGGTTCAATAACGATGAAGGAGGCATTACTTGGAGCTGCGGTGGCACTTTGATTTCAGAAAGATTTGTCCTAACCGCGGCTCATTGTACTTATCATagagattt TGGCCAAGCTGCCGTGGTTCGAGTGGGTGATTTGAATCTCGTCAGAACAGACGATGATGCCAAACCACAGGACATTCCAATTATCAAAAGAATAAGACACCCATTGTACAAAAGACCTGCTGAATACCATGACATTGCTCTTCTGCAATTAAAAACGAATGTAGTATTCAACAAGTGGGTAAGACCTTGTTGTTTACCTTATTCTTTGCCGGATACTGGGATAGATAACAACGCAACCGCTACTGGATGGGGTCACGTTGAATGGG CCGGAGACACTTCAAATGATCTGTTAAAAGTTACCCTTAAGTTGATTCCTCAAGAAAAATGCAACGATAGCTATGCAACAAGTCAGGACTATAAACTTCCAAGAGGTATCGTAGCTGATTGGCAGCTTTGCGCTGGTAGTTCTGGAAAAGATACTTGTCAG GGTGACAGTGGTGGACCATTAGTTGTACTGAATAATGATTACTACTGTATGTATAGTTTGATCGGTATCACAAGTACTGGAAAAGATTGCGGTGGCGCTGCTCCCGGCATATATACTCGTGTTTACAATTACATATCATGGATAGAAAGTATTGTTTGGCCAGAATC gtatattaaaataattactcaGAATCAAATGACATCAG GTGAATCATGCACAGTTAACAGATCACCAGGCGTGTGCACGCTTCTGAAACAATGTGTACCAGTTTATAACGATTTGCGAAATGGATCTCCTCCGAGTAGTGTGTGCGGATATTCCCATTTTGATCCTATTGTATGTTGTCCTATCAATAGACCAACAATAATCAGTGACCGATTAACAACGACCAGTGGTCGACCAACAAGAACGACACCGAAACCCTCTGCAAGTCAATTAAATCGTAATAAGTCAGCTTATGATATAGCTAATGAAA AATGCGACGAGTATGCGGCGGCATTTAGAAAAGTAAATAATGTGTGCCCTACTCCTGACGGTGGACAAGTCGCTTGTTTTCCTGCCGTCGGTGGAACGCTAGCTATATCGAGAACATTTTTGCACATGGCTGCAGTTGGATTCGTTTCCAGTACAGGAGAAATTGCTTGGCTTTGTGGCGGTACTTTAATTTCTGAAAGATATGTTGTAACCGCGGCGCATTGTACTTTTAGTAGAGATTT tgGGGAAGCAGTGTGGGTTCGCGTGGGCGATTTAAATCTTAATAGGACAGACGATGATGCGCAACCACAGGACATTCGAATTGTCGAAAGAATAAGACACCCTTGGTACAAGAGACCTCCTGAATACCACGACATTGCACTTTTGAAATTAGAAACAAACGTAACTTACAGCAAGTGGGTAGTACCTGCGTGTTTGCCTTATACTTTTCCGGATACCGGTAAACATACTTCAGCAGTCGCTACTGGATGGGGGCTCCTTGAATGGG CTGGAGATCCGTCGAATGACCTAATACAAGTCAGCCTTAAGTTGGTACCTCATGCAGAATGCAATGTCACtttctttcaaaattctaaGGACATTAGACTTCCATATGGTATTGTGAACGAATGGCAAATTTGCGCCGGTGAACTTGGAAAAGACACTTGTCAG GGCGACAGTGGTGGTCCGCTGGCTATCATAAATAGCAAATATCCCCGTTTGCATACTTTAGTTGGTATTACTAGCATAGGAAGAGATTGCGGTAGTATTTCTCCCGGTATATATACCCGTGTTTTTACCTATATCCCATGGATACAAAGTATAATTTGGCCACAAGAAAATTAA
- the Scgbeta gene encoding sarcoglycan beta produces MSVILDECGNGTGSPSISKAEDNLSNSDGPLIKGSENINRTMLISRTMPTTNEKSTKRRYCLWILTFILAIIGLCNLFLNITVIAVLRISQGMEAMEMIPDENLVKFYGKTDLDRVCLRSGICQSYGDESMEISGDEAGIQIDVNNQRTQDETRVKVTVLPNGTSIAHVESFEIRDPRSGAIYFTTDFPNFGLPSGVEKIDVKLAETHRITSPVNESLTVNSDDQISMQGAEGASMESKDIVWSADTDIFLKSINGSIVLDAKEGVAIDVENIPVTPIFLQNPPGQEQYKVCICMPQGKLFKVAVRTGSNGRSVNCARISRTPENDPCL; encoded by the exons ATGTCGGTCATCCTTGACGAATGTGGAAATGGTACTGGTTCGCCCTCGATATCCAAAGCTGAAGATAATTTGTCCAATAGCGACGGTCCACTCATCAAGGG TTCTGAAAACATTAATCGAACAATGCTCATCTCTCGAACGATGCCGACGACCAACGAAAAATCGACAAAACGACGTTATTGCCTGTGGATCTTGACTTTCATCCTGGCGATAATTGGGCTATGTAATCTTTTTCTTAATATAACTGTTATCGCCGTCTTGCGGATCAGTCAAGGAATGGAGGCGATGGAGATGATACCTGATGAAAATCTTGTGAAGTTTTATGGAAAAACTGACTTAGATAGG GTGTGTTTGCGATCAGGTATTTGTCAGAGTTATGGCGACGAATCGATGGAAATCTCTGGCGATGAAGCTGGCATACAAATAGACGTGAACAATCAAAGAACACAGGATGAAACACGCGTGAAAGTTACCGTTTTACCAAATGGTACCTCAATAGCACACGTAGAGTCTTTCGAGATTAGAGATCCCAGGTCGGGAGCTATTTACTTTACTACTGACTTTCCAAATTTTGGTTTACCATCGGGTGTAGAAAAAATTGATGTGAAGCTTGCGGAGACTCACAGAATCACGTCACCAGTGAACGAAAGTCTCACTGTAAATTCTGATGATCAAATTTCTATGCAAGGTGCAGAAGGTGCAAGCATGGAAAGCAAAGATATTGTTTGGAGTGCGGATactgatatttttttaaagagcATCAATGGAAGCATTGTTCTTGACGCGAAAGAAGGCGTTGCTATCGACGTTGAAAATATACCTGTTACTCCGATATTTTTGCAAAATCCACCCGGCCAAGAACAGTACAAAGTGTGCATTTGTATGCCACAAGGAAAACTTTTTAAAGTAGCGGTTCGCACGGGTTCTAACGGCCGATCAGTGAATTGTGCTCGTATAAGTAGAACTCCTGAAAATGATCCTTGTTTATGA
- the LOC100882319 gene encoding interleukin enhancer-binding factor 2 homolog — MVRGGRGGMIRGGRGGMGRGMGFPRKQFLPRHPFDYTLCEAAFPRVKPAPDESDFQMALLKKNTDMCPTAKEQTSILNLVTKLQTVLDNLIVAPGSFEACQLEEVRQVGSFKKGTMIKGHNIADIVVILKTLPTKTAVEALGTKVNNDLKSVNPKEIFRLTHTERGFDISNNEATVRVLITTLHQNLRKLESDQHLDVKICQGHLAAIRHSRWFEENAHHSSIKVLIRLLRDLRSRFEGLEPLSPWMLDLLVHNAIMNNPSRQALPINQAYKRVLQLLASGLFLPGSAGISDPCEGGNIRVHTAMTLEQQDLVCLTAQTLLRVLAHGGYRPLLEGTNKLAVEMSVWVGGVVASPLDKAYEPPTEQEQQEDMEESNEEMITESG, encoded by the exons ATGGTACGTGGTGGTCGTGGTGGAATGATTAGAGGAGGTAGAGGTGGCATGGGACGTGGAATGGGTTTTCCTAGGAAGCAATTTCTTCCACGTCACCCATTTGACTATACATTGTGTGAAGCTGCTTTTCCACGAGTTAAACCAGCTCCAGATGAATCAGATTTCCAAATGGCACTATTGAAGAAGAACACAGACATGTGTCCTACAGCAAAGGAGCAAACTTCTATTTTAAATCTTGTAACTAAGTTACAGACTGTACTTGACAATTTGATTGTTGCTCCAGGCAGTTTTGAAGCTTGt CAATTGGAAGAAGTAAGGCAAGTTGGTAGTTTCAAGAAAGGAACAATGATTAAAGGCCACAATATAGCTGACATTGTTGTAATTCTTAAGACATTGCCTACTAAAACTGCAGTAGAAGCACTTGGCACAAAAGTCAATAATGACTTGAAAAGTGTTAATCCAAAGGAAATCTTTCGACTTACTCACACAGAACGTGGCTTTGATATTTCTAACAATGAAGCTACAGTACGTGTCCTTATAACTACTCTACATCAGAATCTACGAAAATTAGAATCTGATCAGCATTTAGATGTGAAAATATGCCAAGGACATCTTGCTGCAATTAGACATTCCCGATGGTTTGAAGAAAATGCTCATCATTCTAGCATAAAAGTATTAATAAGATTACTTAGGGACTTGAGAAgtagatttgaaggtttagagcCATTATCTCCTTGGATGTTGGATTTATTAGTGCACAATGCTATAATGAATAATCCGAGTAGACAAGCACTACCAATAAATCAAGCATATAAGAGagtacttcaattattagctTCTGGACTCTTCCTTCCTGGATCTGCTG GTATATCTGATCCATGTGAAGGTGGTAATATACGTGTACATACAGCTATGACATTAGAACAACAAGACTTGGTGTGTCTCACAGCTCAAACATTATTACGTGTATTGGCTCATGGAGGATATAGACCATTACTTGAGGGTACTAACAAACTTGCTGTAGAGATGAGTGTATGGGTAGGCGGTGTAGTCGCTAGTCCTTTAGATAAAGCATATGAACCTCCAACAGAGCAAGAACAACAAGAAGATATGGAAGAAAGCAATGAAGAAATGATAACTGAGAGTGGTTAA